TTTATTGTTTCCAATCCAATTATTGTTTGATGTAATAATACAAAGTTTAATACGCTTCCTACACAATAAACTGTTTTTTCTGATTTTGAAACATCTTCGATAGATTCTGAAATGGCTATTCCTAAAGAGCCGGGATGGTTTGAATCTTCTTTTAAAATATTTCTTCCATATTCAGTTCTATTACTTGGAGAAGATAAAACTTCAGCACCATAGCTTAACATTAAAATTTTTCTTTCAGGTTTCATATCGTGAGCTGCTCTCACCCAATAAACTCTACATTTTAAATCAAGCAAACTTGCAGCATAAGAAAGAGCTGAGCCCCATTGTCCTGCACCAGTCTCTGTTACTACTGTCTCATTACCTTCTTCTTTAGCATAAAAACATTGTGCTAATGCTGTATTAACTTTATGTGAACCTGTTGGAGAATAAAATTCAGATTTATAAAAAATCTTTATATTTTTTGGAAGTTTCAATGCTTTTTCTAAACCAATTGCTCTAAAAAGAGGTCTTGGTCTTCCAGATCTTATTAAAAGCTCTCTTAATTCTTCAGGTATTTTTATCCATCTTTCATTAGAAAATTCTTGCTCTAAGCAAGTTTTTAGAAAAATTCTTGGCAATAATTTTATTCTTGATTGCCCATTTTCTGGATCTTTTGGTTCAGGAAGTTTTTCTGGTAAATCTGGTAGAATATTATACCATTCTTTAGGTAGTTCTTCAGTATCTAAAATAACTTCAATTTTCATATAATTTTTAGGGAAAAATGAATTTAAAAACTTTATTTAAAAATTAAGTAAAATTTTAATATTTCTAAAAAAGGCTAAAATATTTTTATTAAAATTAAAAGAAGATATTCAAGTTATTTGCTTCCTATCTCCTTTATTATTGCTAATAGCATACGCATAGGTTCTAATCTCCTTTTAAATGGATTAAAAACTAAACCAAGTATTTCCAAAGTAACAACTCCTAAAAGAGCTTCATCATCAGCTTCTCCAAGTATAACTGGAGTATGTGCTTCTCCATATGGCAATATGATATAGCATTCTGAAACTTTTCGATTAATTGTTCTTCCATCTGCAAGAGTAAATACATGCTCACGCATAGGTGAAAGTTCTATAGCCTTCCATACTTTTTCTGGAAGAAGAGTATAAGTTGCTCCACTATCTATAAGAAAACGTACTTGTTCTTCTTTACCAGTTGGCCCTCTTACTTTACCCTCAATATATGTAATGCCCATTTTTAGTCCCTATAATAAATTGTTTTTCATTAACTATATTTTTAGCTTACTTAAATTTAAGTTTTTTAGATATTTCAGAAAATTATGAAAAATTATTCTTTAAGTTCTTTGCCAAGTTCTTCTGTCCATACTTTAATTTTCTCTATATTAAAATTATTTACAATATTAAAACCAAGTATTCTTATTCTTCCTCCAAAAGCTTCAATAGCAATAGGTTTCACGTTAGGATATTTTTCTAAAACATTTTTAATATATTTTTTAATAGCATTCTCATAGCTTTTAGGATTTCCAGCTTCAAGAGATAAAATAAATATTGCTACTTTTTTATCTTTAAGATCATTTCTCTTAAGGAAGTCTAAAGCTTCTCTATAAACTCTTTGTGCTCTAACACCATAACCAATAATAACATTTCTATATAATTTAAGATCAGGATTTAGATTCTCCATAAGATTAATTAAATCTACATCAAATCCATATTTATCTTTTAGAATATTTGCAATAATATAAGCAGCTTCTTTTGTTGCTCCTCCTTTTGTTACATAAGCAATAAGAGTTTTATTATTAGACATGCCTTCACAAAATCTTATTTTAATAATTCTTCAAGTCTTTTATTTACTTCATCCCAATTTACAATATTCCATAAAGCATCAATGAATTTTGCTCTATCATTTCTATAATCAATATAATATGCATGCTCAAAAACATCAAAAACCATAAGAATTCTAAAAGTAGGATATACATTAATATTGTGCTTCTCTATTTGCATAATTATTGGTCTACCAGTTTGTTTACAAAAAGCTAATGCTCCCCATCCTGAACCTTCTACACTAAGAGTAGCTTGAGTAAATTCTTTTTTAAATCTTTCAAAACTACCAAATTCATTATTCAATGTATCTTCTAAAATTCCTCCTGGCTTTCCACCACCTTTACCAGCTGGTGCTAAATTATTCCAAAAGAGCGAATGTAATAAATGCCCTCCTATATTGAAAGAAAGTTCTTTTAAAGTAGATTTCATATCTATATCAATGTTATTTTTTCTTGCATTATCTATTCTTTGAAGAATTGAATTAGCAGTATTAACATAACTTTGATGATGCTTTTCATAATGTATTTTTAATTGTTCTTCAGAAATGTATGGTTTTAAATCTGAATACCCATAAGGCAATTTTGGTAAAACATAAAATTTATTTTTCTCCATATTTCATCATTTTTATTATTGTTTTTTGAGTATATATATTTTTGAAATTTTATTTCATAGAATTAAATTTCTATTCCTAAGAAAATTCTTACTAAAAAACCTATTAAAAAAGATAATGCAGCAATTCCTAAACTAATCGAAATCATTTCAAGGAATCTCTTCTTAAATGAAATATCCTTTGCTATAGAAATATAAAAAGTGAAAATGAAAATAACTATTATGGCATTAAAAATTGTTAAACTAAGAGAAAAATATGGATTTATCAAAATTAAATATGGAAAGATTAAAAATAAAACTGTAAATATATAAGCTATTCCTGTATAAATTGATGCTTTTAAAGGTTCTCTAGCTCCTTCTTCTGCTTTTGTAGATAAATATTCTGATGCAGCCATAGAAAAAGAAGCAGCAATTCCAGCTATTAAACCTGCCATTGCAATTAAACTTGTTTTTTGAAGAGCGAAAGTTAATCCAGCAAGTGTTCCAGTAAATTCTACAAGTGCATCATTCAATCCAAGAACCATAGAACCAACATACTTAAGTTTTTCTTCTTCAATTAAATTTAAAATTTGTTTTTCATGCTCATTTTCATCTTTTTCAATTTCTTCAGCGATAGGAACAAATTTAGAAATTTCTTTATATTTTATTTGAGCCTTTTCTTCTCCCTTCTCCATTAATTTTAATCCAAAAGTTATTCCAAAAATTTTTGAAATTATAAAATATTTCCATATTTTCAATTTATTTGGTTTTACTTCTTCTCCAGTATATTCTTTCCATAAATTATAATGCTTCAATTCTTCATTTGATATTTGTTCTAATATTTTTTTATTATTAACATCCTTAATTGAATTTGATAATTTTTTATAAATAAAATATTCACTAATTTCATTTTCTTGGATATTAACTATCTCTCCCTTTATTTTATTATTTAACATCATTTTTAAACACTTAGAAAATCTAAATTTTATAATCTTTACTTATTTAAATTTATTTTTCATTCTTTAATCTTTTTGGCATAATTAATAAGCTCTTCTAAGAAATTTTTTACCAAAGGATAATATGAAGTATCTTTTATATTGCCTTTTTCATTAAATAAGTCCTGGACTTTAGGAAAATATAACTTTCTTCTAATAGGAAGCATGCATAATGCATTACAAAGTAAAATTAACTGTTCTATTGCTCTTGCACCACCAAATGAACCAGATGAAACTCCACATAAGCCTACTGGTTTTCCCTCATATTCTTCATAAAGCATATCTAACATCATTTTTAATTCTCCAGGATAACTATGATTATATTCGGGCGTAATGATTATAAGACCGTTAGCTTTATTTATTTTTTCTGCAAATTTTTGAGCTTGAATTGATTTCTTAGTCCTATCTGTTGCTTCTATTCTATAATCTTTAACATCAATTAATTCTGTTTGTAATCCAATTTTAATTGCTTCTTTTAAAATAAAATTCGCTACTTTCTCAGATTCTCTACCTTTGCGTGCTGTTCCAAGTATAATTGGTATGTAAATTTCTTTAATTTTTCTATTCATACTAAATTATAGAATGAAATTTTTTATATAAACTTTATCCATCTACCCAAATGCTACATCCAAAGCCATCATTACTACAAAACCAATAATCGCGCTTATAGTAGCAAAATCTGTATTCCCATGCATTTGAGATTCTGGAATTAATTCTTCAACTACAACAAATATCATAGCTCCTGCTGCAAAGCTTAATGCATATGGAAGTATAGACCTAGAAATTAAAACAATAGAAGCTCCAATAATACCTGCAATAGGCTCAACAATTGCAGATAATTGCCCATACCAAAAACTTTTTAATTTAGAAATACCTTCTCCTCTTAAAGGCATTGAAATTGCCATTCCTTCAGGAAAGTTCTGAATTCCTATACCAATAGCTAATGCAATAGCCCCTGATAAACTAGCAGATGGAATTCCATATTCAATAGCACCAAAAGCAACACCAATTGCAAGACCTTCTGGAATATTATGTAATGTTACTGCAAGAGTTAGAAGGATAGTTTTCTGCAAATTAGTTTTAATCCCTTCAGGTTTATCAGCTTCAGCATATAAATGCAAATGAGGAAGGATTCTATCTATAAGAAATAAAGAAATAGAACCTATCAAAAATCCTATTGTTGGTGGAAGCCAAATAAAAGAAGTTGAATTAATTTCTTTTGCTAATTCAATTGATGGAGCAAGCAAAGACCAATAACTAGCAGAAATCATAACACCAGCTGCAAATCCAAGCATTCCATCAAGTAATTTCCTATCAATATTCTTAAATGCAAATACGGTAGCTGCACCCAAAGCCGTAACGAACCATGTGAATAATGTTGCAAAAAGTGTTTGCAAAATTGGATTAAAACCTTCTATCAAAAAGAATCACTTCTCATAGTTTATTATATTGCAATGAAGCTTTTAATATTTAAAATTTTATTAATTCATTTTAATGAAAAATTAATTAATAATTATGATTTTAATATAAATTGGAATGAGTTTAAATGAATATTGGAAAAAGAGAAATTTTGAAAAAACATCTGAGCCAAAAGGTAAATTAAAAATGGGAGAAGGAAAAATATACGTTATTCAAAAACATGCTGCTCGACATTTGCATTATGATTTACGTCTTGAAATGGATGGTGTTTTAAAATCATGGGCCATACCTAAAGAACCGCCTATTTCAATAGGTATTAAAAGATTAGCTGTAGAAGTTGAAGATCATCCAATAGAATATGCAAATTTTGAGGGTTGTTTTGAATTTTATACAAAAGTTATAACAGAAGAAGGCAATTTAAATATAGGTAATATAGTTAATGAAGAAAAGAAGATAAAATGTCTTTCTTATAATTTTAAAACGCATCAATTGGAATGGAAGCCTATTATAGGTTGGTTTTGTAATGGCAAAACAACTAATTTCTTAAGAATAAGAGTGCCTGGTCAATATGGTGGAAGACGTATAATTACCGTTACACCTAATCATAAAATATTTACTTCTAATGGTATTAAAATCGCTAAAGAATTAAAAGTTGGAGATAGTATTTTTGTTCCTGGGATAGAGTGGAGCGATGAACAATTTCAAGTTTTAATAGGGACTTTGTTAGGAGATGCTCATCTTGAACTTTCAAAAGAAACAGAAATCCCTTGCTATCAACTTACCCATAGCAGTAAGCAAAAAAAATATTTAGAATTTATAAGGGATATGCTTGCTCCTCATGCAAAAATCCATAAACGAAAAAACTCTAATTCGTGGACTTTTCGCTTTACTCATGTTGGTTTAGTTAATATTTATCCTAAATTTTATAGAAATAAAGTAAAGATAATAAGTGAAGAAGTACTCTCGCTTTTGGATGAACGTGGATTAGCAATTTGGTATATGGATGATGGATATCTTTGGAATAAATATGTCGAATTTTCTACGTATGGTTTCACAAAAGAGGAAAATAATCTTATTGTAGAATTCTTAAGAAAGAAATGGCAAATAAATGCTAAAGTTTATTATAAAAACAGAAAAAAAGGTGGTCATATACATTTTATTCATTTAGATAAAATAAGTTCCATGAGATTCCTTACATTAGTAGATCCTTATATTTTGCCAGAACTTCGTTACAAAACATATCTTAAACCATGTAAATTAAAATGGAAATTTGAAAAAGGTAAAGAGAATATAATACCAGTAAAAATAGCTTCAATTGAAAAAGCTTCAAGACAAAAAATTCGAAGTCAAAAAATGTATGATATACAAGTGGAAGGAAATAATAACTATTTTGCAGGTTCTATACTAGTGTCCAATTCGATACCAGAGGGAGAGTATGGAGCTGGAAAAGTTGAAATATGGGATAAAGGAAGTTATAAATTAATAGAAAGAGAAGAAGATAAAATTATTATAGAAATAAATGGTAAAAAATTAAATGGACTTTATGCACTTATTAGAATGAAAAAATCAAAAAATTGGCTTTTCTTTAAAAAGAAAGATTAATAATTAAGATTTTTAAATAAACTTTCTATTTTAAAAATATGATTTATTTTTTAAGAATAGGAAATATTTTAATATAAAAAAGAAAAAACAAGAATAAATTATACTTTAATATGAATCTCTATATCTAATTCTTTTGCAACTCCTAATGATTTTTCATCAGCATATGAAGTTATTATAATTAATCTTGAAGGTTTTTTTCTAACTATTCTTTCATAAAGCATAGCTTTTTTCTTAAAACTTTCTACATCTGAAACACTTACATAAGGCAAAAATTCCATTAAAATTATATTATTATTATAAGTGATAACATCTGCTTCAATTCGACTTGGATAATCATATACTACACCTTCATTATCATAATAAACCCATTTTTCAATTTTTAAACCAATTTCTTTATCAATAATTTCTCTTAATTTTTCTCTAAAAGATTTTTCACTTATTAAATCCCAATGCATATCTAAATTTAATAAATATCTTTTAAAGAATTCAAATTCTTTATCATATTTTTCAAGACTTTTAATAGTATTAATGGTATT
The Nitrososphaerota archaeon DNA segment above includes these coding regions:
- a CDS encoding TrpB-like pyridoxal phosphate-dependent enzyme produces the protein MKIEVILDTEELPKEWYNILPDLPEKLPEPKDPENGQSRIKLLPRIFLKTCLEQEFSNERWIKIPEELRELLIRSGRPRPLFRAIGLEKALKLPKNIKIFYKSEFYSPTGSHKVNTALAQCFYAKEEGNETVVTETGAGQWGSALSYAASLLDLKCRVYWVRAAHDMKPERKILMLSYGAEVLSSPSNRTEYGRNILKEDSNHPGSLGIAISESIEDVSKSEKTVYCVGSVLNFVLLHQTIIGLETIKQFEKIDLKPTIMIGCLGGGSNFGGFVLPWIGKMIKNKEKIRFIASQSIEAPNLVKGEYRYDFADHARKTPLLKMYTLGHEYIGKSIYAEGLRYHAAAPIISLLKHLGFIEAVTYTQEEVIKAAKLFVKSEGFIPAPESSYAIKAAIDEALKAKRENREEVIAFNISGHGFLDMKFYEEVSKVKI
- a CDS encoding aspartyl protease family protein produces the protein MGITYIEGKVRGPTGKEEQVRFLIDSGATYTLLPEKVWKAIELSPMREHVFTLADGRTINRKVSECYIILPYGEAHTPVILGEADDEALLGVVTLEILGLVFNPFKRRLEPMRMLLAIIKEIGSK
- a CDS encoding flavodoxin domain-containing protein; the encoded protein is MSNNKTLIAYVTKGGATKEAAYIIANILKDKYGFDVDLINLMENLNPDLKLYRNVIIGYGVRAQRVYREALDFLKRNDLKDKKVAIFILSLEAGNPKSYENAIKKYIKNVLEKYPNVKPIAIEAFGGRIRILGFNIVNNFNIEKIKVWTEELGKELKE
- a CDS encoding superoxide dismutase, producing the protein MEKNKFYVLPKLPYGYSDLKPYISEEQLKIHYEKHHQSYVNTANSILQRIDNARKNNIDIDMKSTLKELSFNIGGHLLHSLFWNNLAPAGKGGGKPGGILEDTLNNEFGSFERFKKEFTQATLSVEGSGWGALAFCKQTGRPIIMQIEKHNINVYPTFRILMVFDVFEHAYYIDYRNDRAKFIDALWNIVNWDEVNKRLEELLK
- a CDS encoding VIT1/CCC1 transporter family protein, which translates into the protein MLNNKIKGEIVNIQENEISEYFIYKKLSNSIKDVNNKKILEQISNEELKHYNLWKEYTGEEVKPNKLKIWKYFIISKIFGITFGLKLMEKGEEKAQIKYKEISKFVPIAEEIEKDENEHEKQILNLIEEEKLKYVGSMVLGLNDALVEFTGTLAGLTFALQKTSLIAMAGLIAGIAASFSMAASEYLSTKAEEGAREPLKASIYTGIAYIFTVLFLIFPYLILINPYFSLSLTIFNAIIVIFIFTFYISIAKDISFKKRFLEMISISLGIAALSFLIGFLVRIFLGIEI
- a CDS encoding NAD(P)H-dependent oxidoreductase, producing MNRKIKEIYIPIILGTARKGRESEKVANFILKEAIKIGLQTELIDVKDYRIEATDRTKKSIQAQKFAEKINKANGLIIITPEYNHSYPGELKMMLDMLYEEYEGKPVGLCGVSSGSFGGARAIEQLILLCNALCMLPIRRKLYFPKVQDLFNEKGNIKDTSYYPLVKNFLEELINYAKKIKE
- a CDS encoding ZIP family metal transporter produces the protein MIEGFNPILQTLFATLFTWFVTALGAATVFAFKNIDRKLLDGMLGFAAGVMISASYWSLLAPSIELAKEINSTSFIWLPPTIGFLIGSISLFLIDRILPHLHLYAEADKPEGIKTNLQKTILLTLAVTLHNIPEGLAIGVAFGAIEYGIPSASLSGAIALAIGIGIQNFPEGMAISMPLRGEGISKLKSFWYGQLSAIVEPIAGIIGASIVLISRSILPYALSFAAGAMIFVVVEELIPESQMHGNTDFATISAIIGFVVMMALDVAFG
- a CDS encoding DNA polymerase ligase N-terminal domain-containing protein; this encodes MSLNEYWKKRNFEKTSEPKGKLKMGEGKIYVIQKHAARHLHYDLRLEMDGVLKSWAIPKEPPISIGIKRLAVEVEDHPIEYANFEGCFEFYTKVITEEGNLNIGNIVNEEKKIKCLSYNFKTHQLEWKPIIGWFCNGKTTNFLRIRVPGQYGGRRIITVTPNHKIFTSNGIKIAKELKVGDSIFVPGIEWSDEQFQVLIGTLLGDAHLELSKETEIPCYQLTHSSKQKKYLEFIRDMLAPHAKIHKRKNSNSWTFRFTHVGLVNIYPKFYRNKVKIISEEVLSLLDERGLAIWYMDDGYLWNKYVEFSTYGFTKEENNLIVEFLRKKWQINAKVYYKNRKKGGHIHFIHLDKISSMRFLTLVDPYILPELRYKTYLKPCKLKWKFEKGKENIIPVKIASIEKASRQKIRSQKMYDIQVEGNNNYFAGSILVSNSIPEGEYGAGKVEIWDKGSYKLIEREEDKIIIEINGKKLNGLYALIRMKKSKNWLFFKKKD
- a CDS encoding DUF3782 domain-containing protein yields the protein MLRDTEFKERLLRLLREDVEFRHAVTGLIGLEEIIKRLDKFGEAIVKLREEITKGFETYNNDFKQFREEISKGFKKYDVEFEKMRKDTINTINTIKSLEKYDKEFEFFKRYLLNLDMHWDLISEKSFREKLREIIDKEIGLKIEKWVYYDNEGVVYDYPSRIEADVITYNNNIILMEFLPYVSVSDVESFKKKAMLYERIVRKKPSRLIIITSYADEKSLGVAKELDIEIHIKV